In Alnus glutinosa chromosome 7, dhAlnGlut1.1, whole genome shotgun sequence, the sequence TGCCTTAGAGTTGAAGAATTTGATCCATTTAATAAGATGAATTGAGTTACagttaatataaataattttatatacatGCTTCGATAAGAGTCGAATCTAACACACAAAAACGATTTGTCTCTCCTAACGTGGGATAGTGtcttaaagaaaatttattgaCGGTGACCAAATATAATACATAAGTGTAATAGTGTATCATTTATACAATTATCTTTACACTAAATGAGCAAAATTTGCACTCGATACATCAAGCAAAACATAATTCCAGGGCCACATTAATTTCCGTGTAACGAAATACATCATTGTAATAAaccttttataatttctttccaGTTTCATctgaacttttttattttcttcctttcgtTCGTGTCTAGAGATATTAATGAATAGAACGGCATGCGAACATATTTGGATTTACTCGAATTAGTTTATTTTGGACttggtttatttattaaataatagagTTTGAACCAAAATTTATGCTTGTTTATTAAATGAGCTGAACTTGTATAAGTTCTGCTCAACTCATATAGATtcatataacttatttttatttttatttttttatataaagttatttttaactttgtaaagagaacatgttaaatattagaaaaatataaaagtaaaatttgttTGTACTGTAATAGATTtaacttaaattattaaaattgtgagtctaaatataaatatatgtgtaCTTATATGTATTAGTGTATATAAGATGGTTTATGTgaatttatatatgtgtgtaatgaatttatttatattttatacgaTAAATATACAAGTTTGAGATTAGAACGTATaagatttgatttaatttatctaattactcaaataataaatcttaactataattaaataattaatatgaatttacaaaaaattaaaaattaaacaattgcaatatttactttatatatgtaataaataagttaaTTGCGTATTTCGTAGGCAAGCacaaactcatccaaaaaataaataaattaaacttgAACAAATTATTTAATTCGGTAATAAGTttgaatttgacttttttttttttttaaacgaatgGAACTTAATCATTCAATCCTCAGCTAAGTTCGCTTAGTACTACACGTCTCCcagatattttaaaattatttgtctaaatttgagCAGGTGATTTTGAGAGATTACATATGAAATCTACATGACCGGATAAGTGATTGGacaatctaatttttatttaatcatataaattttataaataatttctcACGATTACctgttaaaattattttaaatttaaatatataatttgaaaaaaatcttaATCCCGTCTCTCGTTCCACGTTCCACATGTGACATGTCTGTTGCACGGAAAGAGAGACGAATGATGACCATGAAAAATTGCATGTGATGCGTGCAGAGTTGAAGGTCTGCATTGATTATTGTTCGTCTCATGCTTTTCGGAGCATCAATTTGTCAAGttgctctttttcctcttcaACTTGAACATCCATCTTCCACTCCATAGCTTCCTCACACTTGTCTAATTTATTTTGAACACACACTCCCCTTTTTATGTTTCCATTCTTACAATCTTCGTGgcttttatttgatttgatttaatAGTAATATCTAAAATTACGATAAAAAGTGAAAGTGTAAAAATGTGGAtaacattaataatttattttaaactattaggtctcgtttggtttgcagaatgactatttctttaagaaaatgaatagtcaTTTCTAAGAATAGAAGGTGgcggaatggaatggctattcctaatatttagtttggtaagaatacatatattttaattggaatttaatcaaaattactaaaaaaaaccacacatttttctttaaaaaaaattttgaaaagacaatcaaattattaaaaaaacaaaacaaaaataaagaagaagaagaagaagaagaagaaaacccatgggtggcttggccacctcCAAAATACTCGTCGGGAGTggacggccacccccaaaagtgCTGGGGGCGGTCGCACTACCCCTGACTCCAATGGGTGGCCGACTAGCCATTTAAGGGtttggttttttagtttttttttttaaaataaaatataaaataaatggttttttttaaaaaaatattgcatttatcccaaagaatagctattcctctcattttttagaagaatagaTATTCCAATGGAAATACCTATTCCAAGAAATAAACCCATACGAAATGAAAGAATggctattcctatggaataaccattccatttAAGAGGTCCATTCCGTGAACCAAATAAGGCCTTAGTTTCACTTTCGAGTTGTTAAGTAACCATAGACacgatattatttttttagcataTAACTTTGAACTTTAACGCGGATTGAATTTGGTTTACGAAGAATTAGTTGGTCATGCACCGTACCCTAAGTCAGCGAAACTTGcaataagaaaaaacaaacacagaTGATCGATCTCATCGGGTATGCTCATGGAAGAACAATTTGATGAGCAAGTGTTTTTGCTTTGGGAAGATAAGtgaaaaacttttaaaattgttgtgTAGTGATAGAATGAATGAAATCTTTCTTACCTCTCAATAACTTATTTTCTCCATATCATCATGAgttctcttcctctcttctttccaTGAGCCCACCACAGTCCCCCCTAGTATTGGTTAGGTTAGTACTCTAAGTGGTTGTAATGTTTGGTCACTAATGTTGACGAATCACATCATCTCATGCTGTGTCGCCTTAATTTCGTCGTGAAGGGATTAATCTAAACCGTTTGTTATAAATGAATGGTTCAAACTATGCCacattagtaaaaaaaataatcctaaGTATCTCTTTTTACTAACGCTGTCACTCTTATAACTTTTCAGCATTACCACTTAGTAGAGACTGGCTAACCTTTTGGCTGTTTGGGCGGTTGTTTAGCCGTTCCTTAATtggaaatgattgttgtataaTTTTGAACACAATTGTTGTTTAACTTTGCATACGtgacagtttatttatttgtttttgtttttaaagaaaatggcCTAGTATTTTTCCTAGCATTGGTTTCatcaattgttttaaaaaaaatataaaaatcatatttctgATAGCCAAGTCAATCCTTATCGAAAACTTATTTCTATTACTTATAATTACATGAgtaaccaaaaaaagaagaaggaatgtTATTGGCACTTATTGTTTAGccttattttatattgattgacgttaagtgttgattttttttttttttttggaaataattAACATGAAAAGTCAGTAAATCAAGCCAAACTTATTTCTTAAATCTTCAATtataactaaaaagaaaatcttcaattctctattttaatatttatcacAACACCAGTATCTatccattttaactatttaatatttgtTGATGACAGTACCTATAATATTCTAAGAGTAATAAACATTGgtataaaaaaatcttaataatttaatttcaagtcaATTATTGGGACAGAGAACGAACACTGTGTGCTAGATTTATTACAAAAAGAGCTTCTCTTGTGAGACCGACGACACTTAttcccagaaaaagaaaaaacattaaagaaattGACAGGAAAGTTCCCTGgtaaaaccaatatatatagaGGGCTTCATTGAACTACGAGACTCACTCACTGTCTCTGTCTCCGTCTCTCACCCGGGCAGAGTCTCCCATTTGACCCAGTCGATAATGGAGGTTCATACTCAGACCGTCTCATCCTTCGAGCTCCAGTCTAACCCTCCTCCATTCCCTTCTTACTCTCTCGACGAAATGAACatctcctcttcctcctccgaCCTCTCTTCCCACGACGGCTTCCGGAGCCCCGACACGCCCCAATCACCCTCCACGGGCACTCCGAAACCCGACGGGTCGGACTCTCAGAACGACCTCGTAGAACCTCCGCCGCCGGTAGACGGTGCCCAAAAATACGATGGCTACAAAACGACAAATTTGACTCTGGAAGCAAACAACGTAGAGTCGCTGAAGTCGTGTGAGACGAACGCCCCGGGCCCGGGGGGCGCTTGGTCGGATAGAGCGGCGGTGAGGTTGCAGAAGGTGTACCGGAGTTATCGAACCCGGCGCAGGTTAGCGGACTCCGCGGTTGTCGCCGAAGAGCTCTGGTGGGTGCATCATATGATATCTCtgtgatattttctttttgtttttctatttatttatttctcgaAATTAATTGTGTAGGTGGCAAGCTATAGACTATGCTAGACTGAACCACAGTACGATctctttcttcaatttcttgaagCCCGAGAGTGTGGCTTCCAAGTGGAGTCGTATTTGCCTGAATGCTTCTAAGgtatttgtgtatttttttttccctttcaagtTTTCTTTTTGAATCTCAGAAAAGAACAAGTTCTAGTAGACTAGTAGTTAGTACGTATGACCGTCGGTAATTGTCGTATGCTTGATTGTTGTCTGGAAAATGACGATTTGTGTCCGATTAAAGTGAGATAAAGTCGTATAAATTTGGTGTCTTTTTGGGCAGGTGGGAAAGGGTTTGTCCAAAGACGCCAAAGCGCAACAACTGGCTTTTCAGCATTGGATTGAAGCTGTAACTACCTTGTTACTTTTAACTTGATGAAATGagcaatttttattattattattttttttctgataaatttggattttttaCCTGTATTTTAATactgatatttatttttctttgcttctGTTTATGCTATTGAATCTGTTAGATTGATCCCCGGCATCGATATGGACATAGCTTGCATGTATACTACGAAGAGTGGTGCAAAGCGGATGCTGGTCAGCCATTTTTCTTCTGGTAAGCAAATATTTTGCTCCAAAAAAAATGGTTACCTGCAGGAAAAAGTTATTGTTCTGAGTTCATGGTATTGGCTCTATTTAAATTTCCTCAAGGtgaaattgtttgagaaaagaATGTTGGGGGAAACGAATAGAAGAGAAAGTGTATCAATGGGTAATTAATTCTTGCTTCTTTGACTTGTTAATACAGATTCTATATTGCAATTGTTATTACTTTCTGCAGGTTGGATGTAGGAGATGGCAAAGACCTCGATCTCAAACAATGCCCAAGACTGAAGCTGCGACAACAAAGCATCAAGTATCTTGGACCTGTATGTATTTGAACGAATCAGATTTTCAATTCAATCATCAACTGAAATTAAGTGTTGATTGCAATGCAATTTGCTGTACAATAGATGAAATTTTCAAGGATCTACGAGTTTTTGCCAACCTGACATTCTATTTTTCTCCTCCTCCCTCCCATTATAATTTTCCTGTAATTAGCAAGAGAGGAAACAATATGAATATGAAGTTATCGAAGGGAAAGTAATTCACAAACAAACCGGAGATCCCCTTGATACAATCAGAGGGTCAGAAGGGGTGAAGTGGATATTTGTTATGAGTACCTCCAAGAAACTCTATGCTGGTCGggtaagagaaaaaaaaaagctgaagaacaatttcttttttaaaagttcTTCATATTTCCAGTCTTTTGACATGACTAATATATTGTTAACTCCTtccagaaaaagaaaggagTGTTCCATCATTCTAGCTTCTTGGCTGGAGGAGCCACAGTAGCTGCTGGAAGGCTAGTGGCAGAGGATGGGGTTCTTAAGGTACAGTTCATAGGGATTTTTACATGGAAAAGTTGGGAGGCACTGGCATGGGGACTGATTTTCACAACAAAAACTCTATTTAAATTAGTAATGTTGTCTATGGGATACCCATGGATGCATGACCTCTTCTGA encodes:
- the LOC133872944 gene encoding IQ domain-containing protein IQM3-like; the protein is MEVHTQTVSSFELQSNPPPFPSYSLDEMNISSSSSDLSSHDGFRSPDTPQSPSTGTPKPDGSDSQNDLVEPPPPVDGAQKYDGYKTTNLTLEANNVESLKSCETNAPGPGGAWSDRAAVRLQKVYRSYRTRRRLADSAVVAEELWWQAIDYARLNHSTISFFNFLKPESVASKWSRICLNASKVGKGLSKDAKAQQLAFQHWIEAIDPRHRYGHSLHVYYEEWCKADAGQPFFFWLDVGDGKDLDLKQCPRLKLRQQSIKYLGPQERKQYEYEVIEGKVIHKQTGDPLDTIRGSEGVKWIFVMSTSKKLYAGRKKKGVFHHSSFLAGGATVAAGRLVAEDGVLKSISPYSGHYRPTDDRLDSFLSLLKENGVNLNEVQIYKANEDSDCYDESKLNGGGGSAERLTNSETKELEEIPDKEEKTPSSESTEAPQTEAKNNYKRTLSGGLQSPRAEVPKSAILQRINSKKALKSYQLGNQLSLKWSTGAGPRIGCVADYPVEVRVQALELTNLSPRFPPTPSSFRRMAGLASPTASPTTHPAPDISKGDGTSGV